The genomic interval TCAGACTCGGAAATGTCGTACCCGTGTAGGGGATAGGCCGCTTCCAGGCGCAAGGTGTCCCGCGCGCCCAGTCCAATGGGCTGCAAACCGATGGGTTTCCCCAGATCCAGCAGTAAATCCCAAAGGTATTCCGCTTTGGCGGCGGGAACAATGATCTCCACCCCATCTTCCCCGGTATAGCCGGTTCTGGAGAGGAGGACGCCCGTTTCCTGAATGGTAGCGTCGGTAAGCTGGAAGCGCTTGGGCAGATAGTCCGTATCAAAGCCGGTGCGGGCCAATATATCGGCGAACAGGGGTCCTTGTAGCGCAAACAGGCTGTAATGCGCGTACAAATCCTGAACCTGAATTTGCGGGTAATGCAACGCTTTGGCCTGAGTGTTCAGCCAGTCAAGGTCTTTTGCCGCATTGGCCGCGTTGCAGATGACCATAAATTCCTGAAATTCAGGGAAGGCGGGGAGTTCAGGCAGCATATACACAATGACGTCATCGATAATGCCGCCCTGTTCGTTTAAAAACTGGGTGTAGAGGGCTTTCCCCGGAAACAGCTTGCGTAAGTCCTGTGGCACCAGTCGATCCAGAAAAGCCCGTGTGGTTTCCACATCCCCACAGGAGACAATGACCAACGCCATGTGGGAAATGTCAAACAGGCCTGCCGCTTGCCGGACGGCATGATGCTCCTCCAGCACTTTGCCGTATTGCAACGGCATTTGCCAGCCTGCAAAGTCAACCATTTTGGCGCCCCGGGCCACATGGTTACGGTAAAGCGGTGTTTGTCTGGCGATTGTATTTAATTCAGGAGCGTTTGGCTCCGGCGTGGGTTGGATGGTCATAGGTAGATTTTTCACCAGCCCCTGCCACTTGTCAAATTTAAAGATCCATTGGCCTGGAACGCGTTTCAGCTTGGGATGTTTTTCAGATAGCGGATGACCTACGGCAGCAGCCACACCGTTAAAGCGTATGCCAAGCCAGCCAAGGCAACCTGAATCGCAAGGTTCTTCACAGGATTGGCAGGACTGACGCTGATGGCGATGGCCTTGGGTTGAGAGGGGTGCTGATTCGCACGAGAAGTTTGATAGGGTCGCATTCAGTCTTACGCTCCATCGTTATCTGCTTCTATATCCGCTTCGACGTTTCTGGTGAAAACTTTAGGGGAAAATTCTTTTTTGTTACGA from Vampirovibrio chlorellavorus carries:
- the gcvT gene encoding glycine cleavage system aminomethyltransferase GcvT, whose product is MTIQPTPEPNAPELNTIARQTPLYRNHVARGAKMVDFAGWQMPLQYGKVLEEHHAVRQAAGLFDISHMALVIVSCGDVETTRAFLDRLVPQDLRKLFPGKALYTQFLNEQGGIIDDVIVYMLPELPAFPEFQEFMVICNAANAAKDLDWLNTQAKALHYPQIQVQDLYAHYSLFALQGPLFADILARTGFDTDYLPKRFQLTDATIQETGVLLSRTGYTGEDGVEIIVPAAKAEYLWDLLLDLGKPIGLQPIGLGARDTLRLEAAYPLHGYDISESDTPLEAGLAWSVKLNKPGDFIGKQALRQQQEKGLDKEFYCFTINKRTIARQHDIIYKNGTPVGTVTSGSISPLFNVPIGMGYIRSQTVIGPGDTIQIRVRGVDVDAEIVERPFYQK